In Arthrobacter alpinus, a single window of DNA contains:
- a CDS encoding carbohydrate ABC transporter permease — translation MLSLWALLVLIPLAWTLMSSFKTTSEIFASPFSLPAVWKFENYVNAWNTAGIGLYFFNTVIVVGFALVIVMVLGAMCAYVLARYVFPGSRAIYYLLLAGLTFPIFLAIVPLFFILKNLGLLNTLPGLIIVYVAFALPFTVFFLFSFFKALPHEIGEAAQIDGAGEWRTFFQVMLPMAKPGLASVAIFNFLGLWNQFLIPVAINTNPKNYVLSQGIAAYAGQQGYAVDFGSLFAAAIIVVVPVLIMYILFQRQLQGSVSAGTMK, via the coding sequence ATGCTCAGCCTCTGGGCCCTATTGGTATTGATCCCCTTGGCGTGGACCTTGATGTCGTCCTTCAAGACGACCTCCGAAATCTTCGCGTCTCCGTTCTCCCTTCCTGCCGTTTGGAAGTTTGAGAACTATGTCAACGCCTGGAATACGGCCGGGATTGGCCTTTACTTCTTCAACACGGTGATCGTGGTGGGCTTCGCCCTAGTGATTGTCATGGTGCTTGGCGCCATGTGCGCCTACGTGCTGGCTCGTTACGTATTCCCGGGTTCGCGAGCAATCTACTACCTGCTGCTCGCCGGACTGACCTTCCCCATCTTCCTGGCTATCGTGCCCTTGTTCTTCATTCTCAAGAACCTTGGCCTGCTGAACACGCTGCCCGGTTTGATCATTGTCTATGTGGCGTTTGCGCTCCCATTTACCGTGTTCTTCCTCTTTTCCTTCTTCAAGGCTTTGCCGCACGAGATTGGTGAAGCTGCGCAGATTGACGGTGCCGGCGAATGGCGCACCTTCTTCCAGGTCATGCTGCCCATGGCCAAGCCCGGATTGGCCTCCGTTGCCATCTTCAACTTCCTGGGTTTGTGGAACCAGTTCCTGATCCCGGTAGCCATCAATACCAATCCGAAAAACTATGTTCTCTCGCAGGGTATTGCTGCCTACGCAGGCCAGCAGGGTTACGCCGTGGACTTTGGCTCGCTTTTCGCGGCCGCCATCATTGTGGTTGTACCCGTACTGATCATGTACATCCTCTTCCAGCGCCAGCTCCAGGGCTCGGTGTCTGCAGGAACCATGAAGTAA
- a CDS encoding MoaD/ThiS family protein, with translation MANEVTVLVPRLLQPLVGGSSELRLDVGEGAPLSELLDAVAADFPIFGRRVRDETGTLRRFVNIYVDGDDVRRLQGLKTRIAAGQELMIIQSVAGG, from the coding sequence GTGGCGAACGAAGTGACGGTCTTGGTCCCGCGGCTGCTCCAGCCGTTGGTGGGCGGGAGTTCTGAATTGCGCCTTGATGTGGGGGAGGGTGCGCCATTGTCGGAGCTGCTGGACGCCGTCGCCGCCGATTTCCCCATCTTTGGCCGCCGCGTGCGCGATGAAACCGGGACGCTGCGCCGCTTTGTGAACATCTACGTCGATGGTGACGACGTCCGGCGCCTGCAGGGCCTTAAAACGAGAATAGCCGCCGGCCAGGAACTGATGATTATTCAGTCCGTGGCCGGCGGCTGA
- a CDS encoding heavy-metal-associated domain-containing protein: MSHTITVNVSGMTCGHCVSSVTEELTGLKGVQDVAIDLNAGGISEVTITSSLTLDPAEIGEAVAEAGYVVVSNNA; encoded by the coding sequence ATGAGCCACACCATCACCGTCAACGTTTCCGGCATGACCTGCGGCCACTGCGTCAGCTCCGTCACGGAGGAACTAACGGGCCTCAAAGGCGTACAGGACGTCGCCATCGACCTCAATGCCGGCGGCATTTCCGAAGTCACCATCACCTCATCCCTGACACTTGATCCCGCGGAAATCGGCGAAGCCGTCGCGGAGGCCGGCTACGTTGTCGTTTCCAACAATGCATAA
- a CDS encoding CGNR zinc finger domain-containing protein, protein MIFSHDTEVALLSAANLINTAPTSVDESNSATGPDRLETVADLDAFVKQEQFSGSREHSADEVAAVREVRQELRRIFTADEATAANMINELLAKAHALPQLVRHDQWDWHLHATAQAAPLAQRMGVEAAMALVDVIRGKELERLKVCAAPDCSAVVIDLSKNRSRRYCDTGNCGNRAHVAAYRRRKSAVE, encoded by the coding sequence GTGATCTTTAGTCATGACACCGAGGTGGCGCTGCTGTCTGCCGCCAACCTCATCAATACGGCCCCCACCTCAGTTGACGAGTCCAACTCGGCGACGGGACCGGACAGGCTGGAGACGGTGGCCGATCTTGACGCCTTCGTAAAGCAGGAGCAGTTCTCGGGTTCGCGGGAACATTCCGCTGACGAGGTCGCGGCCGTACGAGAGGTACGCCAAGAATTGCGGCGCATCTTTACCGCTGATGAGGCCACGGCCGCCAACATGATTAACGAACTTCTGGCCAAGGCACACGCCTTGCCGCAGCTTGTCAGGCACGATCAATGGGACTGGCACCTTCACGCAACCGCGCAGGCCGCCCCGCTCGCCCAACGCATGGGCGTGGAGGCGGCCATGGCACTTGTAGACGTCATTCGCGGCAAAGAACTTGAACGCCTCAAGGTATGCGCGGCCCCGGATTGCAGTGCAGTGGTAATTGACCTGTCCAAAAACCGTTCCCGCCGGTATTGCGATACCGGCAACTGCGGCAACCGCGCCCACGTGGCCGCCTACCGGCGTCGTAAGTCAGCTGTCGAATAG
- a CDS encoding EamA family transporter — protein sequence MTSSQTPSVLPAADARKVMASPVLMLALVSAAAFALSGSFAKSLFDVGWSPGAAVAARIGGAAAVLLIPVTLTLVRNWAQVKGSIVRIAIYGVVPIALCQLFFFNAVQHLSVGVALLLEYLSPVLLVGWAWASTRLRPRLLTILGAACAMAGLVLVLDLAGNQKVSVEGILWGLAAAVCSAVYFIMSSRTGDNVPPILMAGGGMAVGALMIVGLGVVGVLPMVFTFNSPVFAGVQVHWLVPVLGLVLITTVFAYLVGIISTRGLGSKVASFVALFEVLFAVIWAWILLGELPLLIQLLGGVFIMLGVVMVRLDELRGSSKRGGSYAVDLQKPLAAEAPQP from the coding sequence ATGACCTCTTCACAAACACCCTCAGTGCTGCCTGCTGCCGATGCCCGGAAGGTCATGGCCTCGCCGGTCCTGATGTTGGCTCTTGTTTCCGCTGCCGCATTTGCCCTGTCAGGTTCATTCGCCAAGTCACTTTTTGATGTTGGCTGGTCCCCGGGAGCGGCCGTGGCCGCGCGTATTGGTGGCGCCGCCGCGGTTCTGTTGATCCCGGTCACCCTCACCTTGGTGCGGAACTGGGCACAAGTTAAGGGCTCGATTGTGCGCATTGCGATCTACGGTGTGGTGCCGATTGCCCTGTGCCAGCTGTTTTTCTTCAATGCCGTTCAACATCTTTCGGTGGGCGTGGCGCTGCTGCTTGAGTACCTTTCGCCCGTCCTGCTTGTGGGCTGGGCCTGGGCCTCGACCCGGCTGAGGCCCAGACTGCTGACAATCCTCGGCGCAGCCTGCGCCATGGCAGGTCTAGTGCTCGTCTTGGACTTGGCCGGAAATCAGAAGGTGAGCGTTGAGGGCATTCTCTGGGGGCTTGCTGCGGCAGTGTGCTCGGCCGTGTACTTCATCATGTCCTCCCGTACGGGCGACAATGTGCCGCCCATTCTCATGGCGGGCGGGGGCATGGCCGTTGGTGCGCTCATGATTGTGGGTCTTGGCGTGGTTGGTGTGCTGCCCATGGTGTTCACCTTCAATAGTCCTGTGTTTGCCGGGGTGCAGGTGCACTGGCTGGTCCCCGTGCTGGGCTTGGTGCTCATCACCACTGTCTTCGCCTATCTTGTGGGGATCATTTCCACCCGCGGCCTAGGTTCGAAGGTGGCATCCTTCGTTGCCTTGTTTGAGGTTCTCTTTGCCGTCATCTGGGCGTGGATCTTGTTGGGTGAGCTGCCCCTGTTGATCCAGCTGCTCGGCGGTGTATTCATCATGCTGGGTGTGGTCATGGTGCGCTTGGACGAGCTGCGCGGCTCGTCCAAGCGCGGTGGGAGCTATGCCGTGGACCTGCAGAAACCGTTAGCGGCGGAAGCGCCGCAGCCGTAG
- a CDS encoding heavy metal translocating P-type ATPase, whose product MSASEILSQTATPGPRMVEIDIEGMTCASCVSRVERKLGKLEGVSASVNLPLESAQVTVPAGMSDQQIIDTVKATGYTARLKNPPAPPAVKHDAGHHLAHGSHPVPAQESTQHGEPEDHMAHGGTAASLRPRLIAAAILTIPVFLISMFPALQFPHWGWFAGFLSLPVVTWSAWPFHRAAAVNARHLASTMDTLVSIGVSAAFLFSAAQLALDPMMTAHGAHMSGHAPLYFEVAAVVVTFLLLGRYLEARAKSKAGDALKALLGLGAKEATVLRDGVEVKIPAAELAVDEIFVVRPGEKIATDGVVTDGTSAVDTSLITGESLPVDVTVDDAVTGATINTSGRLLVRATRVGSETTLAQMGRLVSNAQAAKAPIARLADRISAVFVPIVLVIAVITFALWLVFTGDIQAAFTAAVAVLIIACPCALGLATPVGLLTGTGRAAQLGILIKGPQVLEDTRTVDTILLDKTGTVTEGKLSVVEVVTLARVPAAELLRLAGAVESHSEHPIAHAITAHARAAGELPELADFMSAPGGGVRAVIEGRTVLAGRAGWLEENGATLSPEARASLVEQQQRGTTAIWVAVDGEAAGLIALKDTIKAGSKEAIAKLKELGLRPILLTGDNTAVATQVAAAVGIAPEDVFADVLPEGKVEAVKKLQAEGATVAMAGDGVNDAAALAQADLGIAMGSGTDVAIAAADLTVMGSDLGHVATAIALSRRTLGTIKVNLFWAFFYNAIGIPVAALGLLNPMIAGAAMAASSVLVVANSLRLRRFRR is encoded by the coding sequence ATGAGCGCCTCAGAAATTTTGTCCCAAACCGCCACACCCGGCCCCCGCATGGTCGAGATCGACATTGAAGGCATGACCTGTGCCTCGTGCGTCAGCCGGGTTGAACGCAAGTTGGGCAAACTCGAAGGCGTCAGCGCTTCCGTGAACCTCCCGCTGGAATCAGCCCAGGTCACGGTCCCCGCCGGCATGTCAGACCAACAAATTATCGACACCGTCAAGGCCACCGGATACACGGCGCGCCTGAAGAATCCACCCGCTCCCCCAGCCGTGAAGCACGACGCCGGGCACCACCTTGCGCACGGATCCCACCCGGTTCCCGCGCAGGAAAGCACCCAGCACGGCGAGCCCGAGGACCACATGGCCCACGGCGGCACCGCAGCCTCGCTGCGCCCGCGGCTCATTGCCGCAGCCATACTGACCATCCCGGTGTTCCTCATCTCCATGTTCCCGGCATTGCAGTTCCCGCACTGGGGCTGGTTTGCCGGCTTCCTGTCACTGCCGGTGGTCACGTGGTCGGCCTGGCCGTTCCACAGGGCCGCGGCCGTCAACGCCCGGCACCTCGCCTCCACGATGGACACCCTGGTGTCCATCGGCGTCAGCGCAGCTTTCCTGTTCTCGGCCGCGCAACTGGCCTTGGACCCCATGATGACGGCCCACGGCGCCCACATGTCAGGGCACGCCCCGCTGTACTTTGAGGTTGCAGCCGTTGTGGTGACGTTCCTGCTGCTGGGCCGCTACCTGGAGGCGCGGGCCAAGTCCAAGGCAGGCGACGCCCTCAAGGCGCTGCTGGGCCTGGGGGCCAAGGAAGCCACGGTGCTGCGCGATGGCGTCGAGGTCAAGATCCCCGCCGCCGAGCTGGCCGTGGATGAAATCTTCGTGGTCCGCCCGGGCGAGAAGATCGCCACCGACGGCGTGGTTACGGACGGCACCTCAGCCGTGGACACCTCCCTCATCACGGGCGAGTCCCTGCCCGTGGACGTCACCGTGGATGATGCCGTCACCGGCGCCACGATCAACACCTCGGGCCGCTTGCTGGTTCGGGCCACCCGCGTTGGCAGCGAAACCACGCTGGCACAGATGGGCAGGCTCGTCAGCAACGCGCAGGCAGCCAAGGCACCCATTGCCCGGCTCGCCGACCGCATCAGCGCCGTCTTCGTGCCGATTGTGCTCGTCATTGCCGTCATCACGTTCGCGCTCTGGCTGGTATTCACCGGCGACATCCAGGCTGCCTTCACGGCCGCTGTGGCCGTGCTGATCATCGCCTGCCCCTGCGCCCTGGGCCTGGCCACACCGGTGGGCCTGCTGACCGGAACCGGCCGCGCCGCACAGCTCGGCATTCTCATCAAGGGCCCACAGGTCCTGGAGGACACCCGCACGGTGGACACCATCCTGCTGGACAAGACCGGAACCGTCACCGAGGGCAAGCTGTCAGTGGTCGAAGTCGTCACCCTCGCCCGGGTGCCGGCAGCCGAGCTCTTGCGCCTGGCTGGTGCGGTGGAATCCCACAGCGAACACCCCATTGCCCACGCCATCACGGCGCATGCCCGTGCGGCAGGCGAACTCCCCGAGCTGGCGGACTTCATGTCCGCTCCAGGCGGCGGCGTCCGGGCCGTCATTGAGGGCCGCACCGTGCTGGCCGGCCGCGCAGGCTGGCTGGAGGAGAATGGTGCAACCCTCTCCCCGGAGGCCCGCGCGTCACTGGTTGAGCAACAACAGCGCGGCACCACCGCCATCTGGGTTGCCGTGGACGGTGAGGCCGCTGGCCTCATTGCACTGAAGGACACCATCAAGGCGGGGTCCAAGGAGGCCATTGCCAAGCTCAAGGAACTGGGCCTGCGTCCCATCCTGCTGACCGGCGACAACACCGCCGTTGCCACCCAGGTGGCCGCCGCCGTGGGCATTGCCCCGGAGGATGTGTTTGCCGACGTCCTTCCCGAGGGCAAGGTGGAAGCCGTGAAGAAGTTGCAGGCCGAAGGGGCCACGGTGGCCATGGCCGGCGACGGTGTGAACGACGCCGCCGCGCTGGCCCAGGCCGATCTGGGCATCGCCATGGGCTCGGGCACGGATGTGGCCATCGCCGCCGCCGACCTCACGGTCATGGGCAGCGATTTGGGCCACGTGGCAACAGCAATTGCCCTGTCCCGCAGGACGCTGGGCACCATCAAGGTGAACTTGTTCTGGGCCTTCTTCTACAACGCGATCGGCATCCCGGTAGCCGCACTGGGGCTGCTCAACCCCATGATTGCGGGGGCCGCCATGGCGGCCAGTTCGGTGCTGGTGGTGGCGAACTCCCTACGGCTGCGGCGCTTCCGCCGCTAA
- a CDS encoding WD40/YVTN/BNR-like repeat-containing protein, translated as MSNDATNADGQLTLLAVGTKKGLWLGTSEDRVNYSFTGPHFLMQEIPSIGIDTRGGQTRIMVGLRSEHWGPTVAHSDDFGVSWQEPENGAITFPEDTGAALERVWQIRPDTEDRPGVVWAGCEPISVWKSTDGGEHFELNRGLWDHPHRSEWGAGFGGAAAHTVLPSPADSTIHIAMSTGGVYRSTDDGASWEPRNNGIGAPFMPEPPPEFGQCVHKIARDPNNPDTLYAQNHHGVYRTDDAGDNWVSIAEGLPTDFGFTMLTHPRRSGTAWVIPIKADGERIPPEGQLAVHRTDDAGNSWTRLTDGLLQPEFNVVLRDAAAVDSAEPAGVYFGTRGGSVYASANEGNHFTEVLTHLPDVLCVRAAVVEL; from the coding sequence ATGAGCAATGATGCGACGAATGCCGATGGCCAATTGACCCTGCTAGCGGTGGGCACCAAAAAGGGCCTGTGGCTTGGCACCAGTGAAGACCGGGTGAATTACTCCTTCACCGGCCCGCATTTCCTCATGCAGGAGATCCCCAGTATTGGCATCGACACCCGCGGTGGCCAGACGCGCATCATGGTTGGCCTGCGCAGTGAGCACTGGGGTCCCACCGTTGCCCATTCGGACGACTTTGGGGTGTCGTGGCAGGAACCTGAGAACGGTGCCATCACCTTTCCTGAGGATACGGGTGCCGCGTTAGAGCGTGTGTGGCAGATACGGCCCGACACCGAAGACCGCCCCGGCGTGGTCTGGGCGGGGTGCGAGCCAATTTCCGTCTGGAAATCCACCGACGGCGGCGAACATTTTGAGCTAAATCGGGGCCTCTGGGACCATCCACACCGCAGCGAATGGGGTGCCGGATTTGGCGGCGCTGCGGCCCACACGGTCCTTCCCAGCCCGGCCGATTCCACCATCCACATCGCCATGAGCACCGGTGGCGTCTATCGGAGCACTGATGACGGCGCGTCATGGGAGCCGCGGAACAACGGCATAGGGGCTCCCTTCATGCCGGAACCGCCACCGGAATTTGGCCAATGCGTGCACAAGATAGCCCGCGACCCCAACAATCCCGACACCCTGTATGCGCAAAACCACCATGGTGTTTACCGCACCGATGACGCTGGTGATAACTGGGTGTCCATTGCCGAGGGGCTGCCCACCGACTTTGGTTTCACCATGTTGACCCACCCCCGCCGCTCCGGCACCGCCTGGGTCATCCCCATCAAGGCCGATGGTGAGCGCATCCCTCCGGAGGGACAGTTGGCGGTGCACAGGACGGACGACGCCGGTAATTCCTGGACGCGCTTGACTGACGGCTTGCTCCAGCCCGAGTTCAACGTGGTGCTCCGCGATGCTGCGGCCGTTGACAGCGCAGAACCGGCGGGTGTTTACTTTGGCACCCGTGGCGGCTCGGTCTACGCCAGCGCCAACGAAGGGAATCATTTCACGGAGGTTCTCACCCACCTTCCGGACGTTTTGTGTGTCCGTGCCGCCGTCGTCGAACTTTAG
- a CDS encoding HPr family phosphocarrier protein, translated as MSERKATVASSSGLHARPASLFAAAAGELDVEVTIALDGTPAEDAMDASSMLSLMTLGAEHGAVVVLRAEGEGADAALDQLAAMIETDLDAV; from the coding sequence ATGTCCGAACGCAAAGCAACCGTCGCCAGCAGCTCAGGCTTGCATGCCCGCCCCGCCTCACTTTTTGCCGCAGCTGCGGGAGAACTGGACGTTGAAGTCACCATTGCCCTGGACGGCACCCCGGCAGAAGATGCCATGGACGCCAGCAGCATGCTGTCCCTGATGACCCTGGGCGCCGAGCACGGCGCCGTCGTGGTCCTGCGCGCCGAGGGCGAGGGCGCCGATGCTGCCCTTGACCAGCTTGCCGCAATGATCGAGACCGATCTGGACGCTGTCTAA
- a CDS encoding metal-sensitive transcriptional regulator — MSTEHSTHGYSDEKQAYLRRLKRAEGQVRGIARMVEEDKYCIDILTQMAAVNKALHAVSIGLLEDHIAHCVVNAANESAETGNPEIVSEKVSEATAAISRLLRS, encoded by the coding sequence ATGAGCACAGAACACAGCACCCACGGCTATTCGGACGAGAAGCAGGCTTACCTGAGGCGCCTCAAGCGTGCCGAGGGACAGGTCCGGGGCATCGCCCGCATGGTCGAGGAGGACAAGTACTGCATCGATATCCTCACCCAGATGGCAGCGGTCAACAAGGCCCTGCACGCGGTGAGCATCGGTCTGCTCGAGGACCACATTGCCCACTGTGTGGTCAATGCAGCCAACGAATCAGCCGAAACCGGCAACCCGGAGATTGTCTCCGAAAAGGTTTCCGAGGCAACAGCAGCCATTTCACGCCTACTAAGGAGCTAA